The nucleotide window GCGTTGTAAGTGGAGACGGGATAAAACAGGCCAACCTGCGCGAGCACGCAGGCATACATGCCGACGCCGAGGAACACCACATTGCCGAAGGAGTTGTAGCCCATCTGGCCGCCCACCAGGTCCCAAGTCAGCGCGAAAACAATGAACAGCCATAGCTCTGCCATTTGGGACTGGTAGGCAGGGAACAGAAAGGGCGCGACAATGCCTATGGCGAGGATAGCTAGATAGCCGACGGGTCTGTACACCGCGACGCTCACTTCAGATACTGCCTTCTTCTCGCCAGGCGCCAATTGCGCCAAACCAGCACCACCACCAAGAGCAGGAACACGAAGGCGAGCTGGTACTGCGTACCGAGCACGAAACCGGCGATGTTCTCCGCCGCCCCGAGCCCGAGCCCCGCCGCGATGACGCCAGCGAGATTGCCGAGTCCCGCCACCACCACGATCATGAACGAACGAATGGTGTAGGGCAGACCAATATAGGGGTGGATCGTGTAAGCCATGGCGACCAGCGCGCCGCATGCACCGCACAAGGCGGCATTGAGGCCGTAGGTCGCGGCGTAGACCCTGTCGGTGTCGATGCCAAGGACTCGCGCGGCGCGCGCATTCTGTGCCGTCGCCCGGATTGCCTGACCGAGGCGCGAGCGCCTGAGGAAGATAACGAGCGCCACCGCGAGCACCGTGGCAAGCGCAAAGGCGAGGAGTTTGATCTTGGCGAGCGTCACCATACCGCCCATCAGGAGCGCCGTACCGAGACCGGCGTCGGCGACCTGCACATTACCGCCGAACAGGGTGTTCATGAGCTGCTGGAGTACGATCGAGATGCCGAATGTCGCGAGGATGGAGATGAAGATGTCCCGGTCGACGACCCGGAAGATCACCAGGTGAAAGAGCGCCCAGCCGATAACGTACATAAACGCGGCGGCGACCGGCACGGCAAAGAGGGGATGAATGCCGGCGACTCCCATGACGATCGCCACATAGCCGCCCAGCATGACGAACTCGCCTTGGGCAATATTGATGATATTCATTACCCCCCACACGAGCGCCATGCCATACGCAGCCAGCGCGAAGAGGGCGCCGATCAGCAGCCCGTTGAGCACAAGATCCAGCGTGATGACCGGGGCCTCAAGCAGGATCGTAATATTGTCCATCACGACTTAGGGACGCCGTTGGGGTTGTCGTTCATGCTGTCCGCCTCCTGTTGCGCGCACCACCACTTGAGGTCGCGCGCGAGAGTGAAGCCGTTGCGTCCAGCGACCCATCCTCCCGTCCGGGGAGGATGGTGTAACAGCCGCCAAGAGCGGCCTCACCCTTGAGCGCCCGTCACATGGACGGCCGGGGAATCACCGCCTTGGTCTCGGCGAAGTCGGAGGGTGCGACGACCTTGTACTCGCCGTTGAGGACCTGGTAAAGCGCCATCGGCTTGGCGATGTTCTTGCCTGTGTCATCGAACTTGATCGGCCCGTAGAACGTCTTCATATCCGTGGCGGCGAGTGCGTCACGCACTGCCTGCGGATCCAGCGAACCGGCGCGCTCAAACGCGTCTGCGTAGACTTGGACGGCGGCAGCCGACTCCGCGGCCTGGTAGGGCGGCGCGTAGCCGTAGGTCTCCTCGAACAGCTTGGCGAAATGCGCCGCCGAGCCGAACAGATCGTCGGAGTATGCCAAGGTTGGAGCCCACTGGGTGGCGCAGAGCGTGTACTCCGCCGCCTCGCCGAATTGGCCTATGACGTCGGCTGCGTCGCAGTGGGTCAGGGCGAGCACCGGCACTTTGACCTTCAATTCACTGATTTGGCGGATTGCCGTTGCCGCTCCCTTGGAGTGTCCGGAGACGATCAGCATGTCCGGCTTGAGGGCCTTTGCCTTGGTCAGCGTAGCGGTCATGTCGTTGAGCTCGCGCGGCAGCTGGTCGTCGATAACCACCTCCATGCCGAACTTCTTCATGTCCTCTAGCACGCCGGCGCGCACATCCTGGCTGAAGGGGTCGTTTTCGAAGGCCAGCGCCACCTTAACCTCACGCACTTCCTTGCCGAGATCTTTCGCATTCTCTGCAACCAGCGCGACAGCGCTGGCGAGATACTGCTCCGACGTCGAGAGCGTGGCGAAGATATACTTCCAGCCATTGGTGAACAGGGAGCGCGAGGCTCCGTTGGCTTCCACCATGGGCACCTTGTGCTCTTCGGTTACCGGCGCGATCGCCTTGGTCATGCCGGAGGAATATGGACCGAGCATGAACTTGACACCGTCCTGTTGTATCAGGCGCTCAGCGAGCTCGGCGCCGCGCGCGGGCGTCGACTCGTCGTCGTAATATCTGATTTGGAGCTTGTAGCTCTTATCGCCAACCTTGACGCCGCCGGCTTCGTTGATCTTCTTCACGGCGAGATCGTAGCCGCGTTGGGTGTGCTCTCCGTTTGTGGTGTACTTGCCGGTCAGCGACACGGCGGCGCCGAGCAGGATCGTATCTTGGGATTTTGCGTATGCAGGAGCGACCACGAGACTCGCGGCGACCACACCGACAAGTGTAGCATAATGCAGCATGCTTGAATCCTCCCTGGATGTCTGCCCCTCCTCTTGCTCTTGCGCGAACTATTTCCCTCAAACGCGGGCCCCGTGCAGAGGTTCCTTGCATTGAAACATCAGGCTTGTTTTCCAGCACGGCGATACGGGTCCTCCGCAAATATTCTTCATGCTCCGCGTACCAACGCTATTCGCCAATTTCAGAGAGCCAACCGCCTGACTCCTCTCATCTAGCCAGACGCATCATGTCAAGCGATCAGGAATCCCGAGGTTCACGGCATTGTACGGCTGCGTACTGATCACCGCGGTGTCTAGGCCTGCCGATGCAGCGGTATCGGCGGGTCGGGCTTGTCTCTGCGGATTCAGCGCTTCAGTGGGAAATGCGCCAGGTCCATGCCTGCCGCCGCACCCGAAGCGGCCGCAGCAGTATTCTACTCGAAGCGGGTCTGTTCGTTGGTAAAAAGGGCTTAGCGCCGCCGGTGTTCGGAAAGTTGGTACAGAAATGTACAAATCGGTGCTCACCCTGGATCGCGAATGGCACATACTACGTCAATTGGCCTTTTATGACATGGGGGTGACGAAGAGCTTGCTCATCCCTGATCAGATCAAGCCAGCTCTCTGGGGGTACAGCAGCGGGGGCGGTTCTCATTACCATCGTCGCCTTCGCGGGCTGGGTGGTCACAACCGGGACCGCCCAACAAACCGCAGATCGCAAGGCAGAACGAGCAGTCATTTCTGCGCCGACGCCGATATGCGTCGCCCAATTCAAGCTCGCGTCGCGAGCAGACGACACATATCGCCGCGTTGCAGAAGGAAAGTTCCTGGGAACGTGGCGACTATGTCGAGAAGAACGGCTGGGCAACAATGCCTGGTGGCGTAAAACCTGCCGAGGCGTGCGCGTCGGAGTTCCTCAAGCTTGCGAAGACATCGTGAAGCTGGCCGCCGTCGGCGCGCCGCATGTACTGCCTGGGATCGGCGATTCGATTGGGTGTTCTCCAGTGCAGCACGACTTCATTACAGAAAAGAAAGCGGCTGAATCGGCGAGGACGCGATAGATGGCCATTTAAGATGCGTGCCGCTGGAAGCAGCCGTCGCGCAAACCTGCGCAACATCCGCGAAGTGGCTCGCAGCGCCAGCATTTGCACACCGCGATAACGATGGGCTCCACACGCGCACGACGATGTCAGAGGTCCCACTGGCGCGCCGCGCGCGATGCAGTCTCATCCGCAGAACCTCCATGGCAAGGTGCAAATCGCGCATGCCTTTCGAGTGCTATTTTCACGTCATCGATCTCATCTCACCCACCAGGATAGTCGGGATGCACGCGTAGTATCGCGTCAGATGCAGTGTTCATCGGCGCCTTGGAGATGGCCTGCAAACAGCGGACCAAACGTCTGCAGAATTCAATGCAAATTGGGTGGTACGTCTTTGTCATTGCTCCGAGTCTGTGGCGGAGACTCTGCCGTTTTGGGGCGGGCCACCGGATTCTCTGCCAGCGTTCGCAGGTATTCGATAACGTTAGCCCGCTCTCGCGCGCGAGAAATGCCGGCGAATGTCATTGATGTGCCGGGGACATAGCCACGCGGATTCGCCAGAAATCTGTCGAGTTCCTCGAACGTCCATGCTCCGCCCTTGTCCTTCATCGCGGTCGAGTATTTGAAACCCTCCGTCGAAGCTCGCGGCCGATCGACGATGCCCCAGAGATTGGGACCGACGCGGTGCTGGCCGCCCTCGTCGAATGTGTGGCAGGCTGCACATTTCTTTGCTGCACTCATGCCTCGCTCGACACTTGCTCTGGCCAGACGTTGTTCGATTGGCTCCGGCTCAGCAGGCTCTTCGACATTGTCCTTGTTGGCGGCCGTCGGTTCTTGGACCGCAATCTCGTAACCGGGCTTCTCTGGCTCCTCGGGCGCAAAGATCGCGTCTGTGGCGATATTTACCGCAACCAGAATGGTGCAAATACCCAGGATCGCACCGAGAAGTTTGTTGAGTTCAAAGCTGTTCATCGGGCACGAGTTGACCTTCAACGCCAATGCCTCTCCTTAGTCACGAACTCGCAGATGGCTCTGACAGTTCACTAGGCCGTCGAGTTCTTATGACCCAAGGGCACAACGTCTCAACCGTACGGACCAGCAAGAAGTTCGCGTCAATGTATGGCAGCGTACGAAGGTTTTGGCATTGCCATATCTTCCCTGCCTGCATTGGGCCTAGCACGACCGCCCAACCGCGCGCACCATTGTCGCGCCGCGGCCTACAGCCTCCGCGCGCTCACGCGTGCTCGAGGACTGGCTGGATGCACACTTCCTGCCATCGATTCGATAGTGGTGTTCGCAGAAGCGGGCTCTCCAGCGCACAGGGGTCGCTCTATGGATTGTGCAGGACAAAAGCGTTTGGCGCGAGGTGCCGGCTGATATCAACCCGGAGCCTGAAATGGCGTTTTGTACATCAGCGCACCAACTTCTCGCACATGAGGTCGAGGAAGGCAGAACCGCTTCGATGGACGCGCATTCAGACCCAAGAACAGCGGCCTCTGTGAGATAGTACGCGAAGTTTGCTTCGATCGAAGGCTGTGGCCACGAGAACGACTGCGCCCCACGTGTGGCGTTAAGTGGCACCGTCAATCTCTACAGGCTCACCTTCCTCACCGCATTCAGAAGGTAGGTGACGGAGGATCGACCTGTCCTGCCGCTGGCCGCCGAAGATCCGACGTTGGAGGAAGCACATGCCCACGAACACGCCCGGGGGACCGTGGGGCACTCGGCCCCCGTCATGGGACCCGCGTGAGCGGGATCTCGAGGAGCGGATCCGACGGGCGCGGGACAAGCTGAACACTTGGTTTCCCGGTGGCGGTTACGGGGGAAAGGGCATTGTCGTGTTGGCTCTGGTGGCCGTCATGCTGTGGGGTTTCTCCGGTTTCTTTCGCGTCCAACCCGACGAGCATGACGTCGTCCTCCGGTTCGGAAAGATTCAACGTGAAGTTCAGCCCGGATTGAACTATCACTTGCCGTATCCGATTGAGCAGGCGCTGACGCCCAAGGTTATGCGCATCAATTGGATCGATGTTGGCATGCGGCTTGGAGGCGACAAGCGCCGCGTCGCCGTGGAGCAGAACGTTCCGGAGGAGGGGCTGATGCTCACCGGCGACGAGAATATCGTTGACGTGGATTTTTCCGTCTTCTGGCGCGTCAGTCCGAGGCCGGGTGGCACGACGGATTACCTGTTCAACGTTCGCAATCCGGAAAGCACCGTCAAAGCGGTGGCCGAAAGCGCGATGCGCGAGGTGATCGGCCGGTCGATGCTGCACCCTATCCTGACGGGAGGACGGCAGGTTGCCGAGACAGAGGTGCACGAGCTGATGCAGGCGACGCTGGACCACTACGACGCTGGCATCCTGGTAACCCAAGTCCAGTTGCTGCGAGTCGATCCGCCTCAGCAGGTTATCGATGCCTTTCGCGATGTCCAGGCCGCGCGCGCTGATGCCGAGCGCGCAGAAAACCAGGCGCAGGCCTTCGCCAACCGGGTCATCCCCGAGGCGCGCGGCAAGGCAGCGCAAGTCGTGCAGGCCGCCGAGGCCTATCGGGAGCAGGCGGTAGTCGAGGCGAAGGGGCAAGCCGAGCGGTTCACGAAGGTGCTTGACGAGTACGCAAAGGCTCCAAAGGTCACGCGGCGCCGGCTGCATATCGAGACGATGGAGCATCTGTTCCAAGGCACCGAAAAAATCATCGTCGATGTCGATGCGAGTGGCTCGGGCGTGGTTCCGTATCTGCCGCTCAACGAGCTGAAGCGCCATGAGGGGAAGTCCAGCGCAGAGGAGGACAGGGCGAAAGGAGATACGCAATGAGATTCACGTTTGTCGTTGCCAGCGCCGTCTCGACTGTTGTGGGCGTCGTCCTTGTGGCCGGCGCGTTGTTCAGCGTGCATCCGACCCAACAGGCGCTCGTGATCCGGTTCGGTGAGACGGTGCGCGTGATAACGGAGCCGGGGCTCAAGGTGAAGTGGCCGCTGATCGATGACGTCGTTTACATCGACAAGCGGATTCTCGATCTCGAAGCACCGATCCAGGAGGTGATCGCGTCTGATCAAAAGCGGCTGATCGTCGATGTCTTTGCGCGCTACCGCATTCATGATCCCTTGAGCTTCTATCAAACCGTGAAGTCGATCGAACGCGCGAATTCAAGACTGTCGACCTTGATGATTTCATCTCTGCGCCGCGTACTCGGTGAGGCGAGCTTTGTCAGCGTCGTGCGCGACGAACGTCCTAAGCTGATGGGACGGATGCGCGAGCAGGTCGATCGCGCGGCGGCGGACATGGGCATCTCGGTTGTGGACCTGCGCATCCGGCGGGCTGACCTGCCTGAACAGAACAGCCAGGCCGTCTACAAGCGTATGCAGACCGCGCGGCAGCGCGAGGCGGCACGCATCCGTGCGCTCGGCGACCAGCATGCTCAAGAGATTCGCGCGCGCGCCGAGGCGAGGCCACGATTATTGTCGCGAAAGCGAATTCCAGATCCGAGAAGATTCGCGGTGAGGGGGACGCCGCGCGCAATGCGATCTTTGCTGCGGCATACGGACGCGATCCAGACTTCTTTGCGTTCTACCGCAGCATGCGGGCATACGAGCAGGGATTTTCTTCCGACGACACGCGCATGCTGCTGTCGCCGGACTCGGAGTTCTTCCAGTATTTCGACAGCCCGTCAGGCGAGCCCGGCACGGTCCAGGCAGCCGACTGATCGCGCAACGGCAGCCGCCCAGCATTCGAGCAGGGGTGATCCTCATCTTGTCGATCTTGGAGGCGGAACACCGTGTTAGGACTTCCCCTTAGACGCCGATCTCGGTATTCGCTGCCCGGCGACTTGCGAGCGCGAGCGACTCCCTACCAGTCCGGCCTTCTCTGGCTGCCGAGCCTCAACGTTGTCGGCGGGCGGCAAAGGAGGGGCGGCGGCCTCGCGATCAACCAGCTGCTGACGACGACGCGGCAGGCATTCCGGCATCTTGGTGTTGACGAACTCGATGAGGTCTTCCCGGACCTCACATCTGAGGTCCCACGCGGCGGCTGATGTTGCAGCGCTGACGAGAGCCCGCAATTGGATGGTATCCGCTGTAGCATCCGTAACCTGTAGGTTCACAATGCGACGGTCCCATCTCGGATTCTCTGCAACTATCTCGTTCAGCTTCGAGCGTATCGCCGCGACGTCCGTCGAATAGTCGACGTTGAATGTGATAGCGCCGATGATGGACGAGTTCTCTCTGGTCCAGTTTTGGAACGGCTTTTCGATGAAGTAATTTAGAGGCAGTACCATTCTGCGCCAGTCCCACAATTGCACCACGACGCAGGTTGAGGTGATCTCCTCGACGGTGCCGTATTCTCCCTCCACGATAATGACATCTTGAATGCGGATCGGCTGTGTCATGGCTATCTGAACGCCGGCGATCAGATTTGACAGCAGCGGGCGCGCAGCGAGGCCTACCGCAAGTCCTGCCACGCCTGCGGATGCGAACAGGCTGACGCCGTATTGCCGAACCGCGTCGAAACTCATCAGCACGAATGCGGTTCCGATCACGGCAATCACGGTGACTGCGGCACGTTTCAATATTCGCGCTTGCGTGGCGTGCTTGCGCGCAAGGAGGTTGTCTTCCACGTCGACTTGTAGACGGCGAAGATAGACCGAACCAAAGATTTCGGTGACGACGATCGCTATCCATGTGAGTAGCGCAATTAGAGCGATTTGCAGGACACGAGCAAGAA belongs to Bradyrhizobium icense and includes:
- a CDS encoding branched-chain amino acid ABC transporter permease — its product is MDNITILLEAPVITLDLVLNGLLIGALFALAAYGMALVWGVMNIINIAQGEFVMLGGYVAIVMGVAGIHPLFAVPVAAAFMYVIGWALFHLVIFRVVDRDIFISILATFGISIVLQQLMNTLFGGNVQVADAGLGTALLMGGMVTLAKIKLLAFALATVLAVALVIFLRRSRLGQAIRATAQNARAARVLGIDTDRVYAATYGLNAALCGACGALVAMAYTIHPYIGLPYTIRSFMIVVVAGLGNLAGVIAAGLGLGAAENIAGFVLGTQYQLAFVFLLLVVVLVWRNWRLARRRQYLK
- a CDS encoding amino acid ABC transporter substrate-binding protein, producing the protein MLHYATLVGVVAASLVVAPAYAKSQDTILLGAAVSLTGKYTTNGEHTQRGYDLAVKKINEAGGVKVGDKSYKLQIRYYDDESTPARGAELAERLIQQDGVKFMLGPYSSGMTKAIAPVTEEHKVPMVEANGASRSLFTNGWKYIFATLSTSEQYLASAVALVAENAKDLGKEVREVKVALAFENDPFSQDVRAGVLEDMKKFGMEVVIDDQLPRELNDMTATLTKAKALKPDMLIVSGHSKGAATAIRQISELKVKVPVLALTHCDAADVIGQFGEAAEYTLCATQWAPTLAYSDDLFGSAAHFAKLFEETYGYAPPYQAAESAAAVQVYADAFERAGSLDPQAVRDALAATDMKTFYGPIKFDDTGKNIAKPMALYQVLNGEYKVVAPSDFAETKAVIPRPSM
- a CDS encoding c-type cytochrome → MNSFELNKLLGAILGICTILVAVNIATDAIFAPEEPEKPGYEIAVQEPTAANKDNVEEPAEPEPIEQRLARASVERGMSAAKKCAACHTFDEGGQHRVGPNLWGIVDRPRASTEGFKYSTAMKDKGGAWTFEELDRFLANPRGYVPGTSMTFAGISRARERANVIEYLRTLAENPVARPKTAESPPQTRSNDKDVPPNLH
- the hflK gene encoding FtsH protease activity modulator HflK, yielding MPTNTPGGPWGTRPPSWDPRERDLEERIRRARDKLNTWFPGGGYGGKGIVVLALVAVMLWGFSGFFRVQPDEHDVVLRFGKIQREVQPGLNYHLPYPIEQALTPKVMRINWIDVGMRLGGDKRRVAVEQNVPEEGLMLTGDENIVDVDFSVFWRVSPRPGGTTDYLFNVRNPESTVKAVAESAMREVIGRSMLHPILTGGRQVAETEVHELMQATLDHYDAGILVTQVQLLRVDPPQQVIDAFRDVQAARADAERAENQAQAFANRVIPEARGKAAQVVQAAEAYREQAVVEAKGQAERFTKVLDEYAKAPKVTRRRLHIETMEHLFQGTEKIIVDVDASGSGVVPYLPLNELKRHEGKSSAEEDRAKGDTQ
- a CDS encoding mechanosensitive ion channel family protein, with the translated sequence MAIDANRIHSSIGNVMQDWISSVATAISPMPVWIIVVATLLVAVVAGLLLHRLLFLTIGKWLRNTEHYVWLLVLEKLRAPSALAAVIFFTTSLLQLTPISGALAALLARVLQIALIALLTWIAIVVTEIFGSVYLRRLQVDVEDNLLARKHATQARILKRAAVTVIAVIGTAFVLMSFDAVRQYGVSLFASAGVAGLAVGLAARPLLSNLIAGVQIAMTQPIRIQDVIIVEGEYGTVEEITSTCVVVQLWDWRRMVLPLNYFIEKPFQNWTRENSSIIGAITFNVDYSTDVAAIRSKLNEIVAENPRWDRRIVNLQVTDATADTIQLRALVSAATSAAAWDLRCEVREDLIEFVNTKMPECLPRRRQQLVDREAAAPPLPPADNVEARQPEKAGLVGSRSRSQVAGQRIPRSASKGKS